Sequence from the Nocardia cyriacigeorgica GUH-2 genome:
TTCATCCGAGCCTGCGCGGACCGGTGTCGAAGCGGCTGGGCTCGGGGCCGATTCGGGCTCGCGCGTACAGGATTTCGGCGGAGGTGGGTGAGGCGAGCACGGGGTCGAAGTACAGTTCCCGCATTTCCGGCAGGTCGTCGAACAGTGCCGAAATGCGTTGCGCCAGCTCCACCAACGCCGCCTTGTCCACCCGCGGGCTGGCCGGGGTGCCCGACAGCAGCGGGGCCGCGCGCGGCGCGTCGATCAACGCCGACGCCTCGTCCGGTGACAACGGCAACGCGCGATAGGCGCGGTCGCCCAGCATCTCGATGATCAGCCCCGACAAACCGAACTCGATCACCGAACCGAACGACGGATCGTCCTGCACCCGCAGCACACACCCCACACCCTTGGTCGCCATCTTCTGGATGTGCAGGGCCGGTTCCCCGCTGAGTGCGACGAGATCGGTGTAAGCCTGGCGCACGGCCTCCGGCCGCCACAGATCCAGCCGGACTCCGCTCAGATCAGGACGACGCCGCCACGCATCGCTGGTGGCTTTGGCCGCGACCGGATAGCCGAGCTCTTCGGCCGCCGCCACCGCGGCATCCGCATCGCGCACCTCGCGGAAATCCACCACCGAAATCCCGTAGCACTCCAGCAAGGCCACCGTCTCCAGATCGGTCAGCCGGCGACCGCCCGAATCGGCCATCCAACCGGCCACCAGCTCGGTAGCCCGAACACTGTCGATACCGTCGGGCCGCACCACCGCCGACTGCGGCCGGTCCCGCCATTCCGCATACCGGCGCACCCGGGCCAGCGCCCGCGCGGCCCGCTCCGGATCCGGATACGACGGGATGGAGCCGCGCACGGCGGACGCACCGGTCCCCCGCACCGCCAGCAGATTCGGAATGCCTTGCTCGGCAATGAAGGTGGTCAGAATCGGCTTGCCCGCCTCGGGCACCGCTTCGGACGCCTCCCGGATCGCGGCCGCGAATTCACCGGTCGGCACCGGCACGGGCGGGGCGAAGACCACGATCACCGAATCGACGTCATCGGAACGCAATTGGGCGACAACGGCGTCGAAGTAGTCACCCGGGGTGGCCTGCGGTCCCAGATCCACCGGTTCGCCGGCCACCAGACCCTCACCGCGGGCGGCGTCCACGGCCAGCCAGCTCAACGCCGCGCTGTTGCCGACCACCGCCATCCGCGCACCCGCGGGCAGCGGCTGGTAGCCGAGCAGAGCGGCGCAGTCGAACAGCTCCGAAATCGAGTCCACCTGCACGATTCCTGCCTGCGCGAACAGATCCCGCACGATCGAGCGGTCCATGTCCCCGGCCGGCTGGGTCCGCGCCGCCAACCGGCCACTGCTCACCGCCACGATCGGCTTGGTCCGCGCCACCCGCCGCGCGATCCGGGAGAACTTGCGCGGATTCCCGAAGCTCTCCAGATACAGCAGCACCACGTCGGTGTCGGGGTCGGTGTCCCAGTACTGCAACAGGTCGTTACCGGAGACGTCGGCGCGGTTGCCTGCGGAGACGAAGGTGGACAAGCCGAGATTGCGGGCCGCGGCCTCACCGAGGATCGCCGCGCCCAACGGCCCGGACTGACAGAAGAATCCGATCCGCCCCCGCCCCGGCAACACCGGCGCCAGCGTGGCATTGAGCGCGATCGCGGGATCGGTATTGGCGATTCCGAGCGCGCTCGGCCCGACCACGCGCATGCCGTGGCCCCGCGCCGCCGCCACCAAGTTGCGTTCGGCCGCCAGTCCCGCCTCGCCGGTCTCACCGAAACCGGCGGTGAGCACCACCAAACCCTTGACGCCCTTGGCCATGCAGTCGTCGAGTACCGATCCGATGGACTCCGCGGGCACCGCGACCACCGCCAGATCCACCTCGTCGGGAATCTCGCGCACCGTCGCGTACGCCCGCACACCACGCACCGAACGGCGGGAGGGATTCACCGGGAACACCGGCCCTTGGAAGGCACCCGAGAGCAGGTTGGCCAGCACTGCGCCACCGACACGTCCGGCGCTCGGGGTGGCACCGATGACGGCGATCGAGCGTGGAGTCAGCAGATTGCCGACGCTGCGCGCTTCCGAGGCCCGTTCGCGCGCGTCCCGCACCGACAGCAGGGCCTCGGTGGGGTCGATCGCGAATTCCAGATGCAGCACCGAACCGTCGCGGCTGCGCTCGACCTGATAGCCGGCCTCCCGGAACACCGTCACCATCACGGTGTTCTCCGCCAGCACCTCCGCGACGAAGGTCTCGATCTCGTTCTCGGCGGCGGCGCCGGCCAGATGCTCCAGCAGAATCGAACCGAGGCCACGGCCCTGATGCCCATCGGCCACCACGAACGCGACCTCCGCGGCCCGCGGCCCGGTGCGTTCGAGCAGTTCATAGCGGCCGACCGCGATGATCGACTCGCCCAGTTCGGCCACCAGCCCGACCCGGTTGTGATGGTCGACATGGGTGGACCGGTAGAGATCCTTCGGCGAGATCCGCGGATAGGGCCCGAAATAGCGCAGGTACCTGGTGCGATCGGAGAGCGCGGCATGGAATTGCTGCAGCCGTTCGGCGTCGTCGGGGGTGATCGGGCGCAGCCGCACCACGCCACCGTCGGAGGCCAGCACATCGGCGAACCAGTGCTGCGGCGGTGGTGGCGGCACCGCGGGGGTGTCCGGGGTGTCGATCTCAGTCACGGGGATCCTCCGGGTCGAGGCCGAGCGGGCCGAAGCACGCCCGACGGGTTGCCAGCACGGCGGTATCGATGGCGCGCTGGGCGCGGTCCACCCGGGCGTCACCGGTTTCAGCGGTCCCACCCGGGCCGTCCCAGCGCTGGAACGACACGTCGCCGCCGTCACTCATCGTGCGTGGTGGATCGACCCGCGGTGCCGCTTCGCGCACCATATCGATCCAGTCCTGCGGGACGTCGGTCTCCGGTGCGACATCGCGGTCCAGCGCCGCGGCCAGCAGATGCGTCCAGGCCCGTGGCACCACCCGGACCAGGCCGTACCCGCCGCCGCCTACCGCCAGCCAGCGGCCTTCGGCGTAGCGATCGGCCAGCTCACGCATGGCGAGGAAGGCCGCGCGCTGACCGTCCACCGTCAGCTCGAGGTCGGCGAGGGGATCTTCGCGATGGCTGTCGACCCCGCATTGGCTGACCACGATCTGCGGCCGGAACGCTGCGACCGCGCCGGGGACCACCGCGTGAAATCCGCGCAACCACTGCGCGTCCCGCGTGCCCGGCAGCACCGGCAGGTTGATCGCGGTCCCCGTGCCCGCACCGCTGCCGTTCTCCTCGGGCCATCCGGTGTTGGGCCACAACGTCGCCGGATGCTGATGGATCGAGATGGTGAGCACGCGCGGATCGGCGTAGAAGGCGTGTTGCACGCCATCGCCGTGATGGACGTCGACGTCGAGGTAGGCGATGCGGTCGAAACCGTGGTCGAGCAGCCAGGAGATGGCCACGGCCGCATCGTTGTAGACGCAGAATCCGGCGGCCGAGGCCGGCATCGCGTGATGCATCCCGCCACCGATGCTCACCGCGCGGCGGGTGCGGCCCTCGGCGATCGCGCGCGCGGCGGCCAGCGTGCCACCGACGATCACCGAGGCGGCGCGGTGCATTCCGGGAAACACCGGATTGTCGGCCGAGCCCAGCCCGTACGGCGGCGCCAGCGGAGCTTGACCGTGCGGCATGGGCGGCGCGACCGCGTGCTCGACCGCGTCGATGTAGTCGGCGGTGTGGATGCGCAGCAACTCCGGAGCGCCGGCCGCAGCGGGCTCGAGCAGCTCGACGCCGTCGAGCACACCGAGGCTGCGGGCCAGCGCCATCGTGTACGCCAGCCGGGCCGGTTTCATCGGATGTTGCGGTGTCCAGGTGTAGTCGAGGAAACGGTCGGTCCACACGACCGTCGCCGCGGGCGCCGGTCCCGGACGCGCGTCGGGCACTGTAGTGGCCATGCTCGCAACGCTAGCGGGAAGCTGACGGCCCCGTTCGGCGTTCACATGCAGTAGAAATACAAGCATGAGCGAACACGGCGGTATGCCGTGCGCCGACAGGGTTCCCGACGCGCGACGCGTGCTGCTGTGGCGTGCGCGGATCGAGTCGTCGCGTGGGTAGAATTCGTGCCGACGAAGGGGTAACAGGTGAAGGATCTGGTCGACACCACGGAGATGTACCTCCGTACCATCTACGACCTCGAGGAGGAGGGCGTGGTGCCCCTGCGTGCCCGGATCGCCGAGCGCCTCGAGCAGAGCGGGCCGACGGTCAGCCAGACGGTCGCCAGGATGGAACGCGACGGGCTGCTGCTGGTCGCGGGTGACCGTCATCTCGAGCTGACCGACAAGGGCCGCAGCATGGCCGTCGCGGTGATGCGCAAGCACCGCCTGGCCGAGCGGCTGCTGGTCGACATCATCGGGCTGGACTGGCAGAACGTCCACGCCGAGGCGTGTCGCTGGGAGCACGTGATGAGCGAGGACGTCGAACGCCGCCTCGTCGAGGTGCTCAACCACCCCACCACCTCGCCCTACGGCAACCCCATCCCCGGCCTCGACGAGCTGGGTGTGGCGCCGATCGCACCGGCCGACGAGAACCTCGTGCGGCTCTCGGAGCTGCCGCACGGCCAGTCGCACGCGGTCGTGGTGCGCAGGCTCGCCGAGCACATCCAGACCGATCCCGAGGTGATCAACCGCCTGCGGGAGGCCGGCGTGGTGCCCGACGCCAGGGTGACCGTGGAGACCAAGCCCGGTTCGGTGGTGATCACCGTGCCCGGCCACGACGGGTTCGAGCTGTCGGACGAAATGGCCCATGCCGTCCAGGTGAAGCTGGTCTGACCGGTGAAACTTCTGGTCACCGGCGGTGCCGGTTACGTGGGTGGAGTGTCCGCGCAGGTCCTGATCGAGGACGGCCACGAGGTGGTCGTCGTCGACGATCTGTCCACCGGTAACGCCGACGGCGTTCCGGCCGCGGCGCGCTTCGTCGAGGGCGATATCGCCGAGGCGGCGCCCGAGCTGCTGGCGTCCGAAAAATTCGATGGCGTCCTGCATTTCGCGGCGCAGTCGCTGGTGGGCGAATCGGTGCAGCAGCCGGAGAAGTACTGGCACGGCAATGTGGTGAAGACGCTGGAGCTGCTGGAGGCGATGCGCCGTACCGGCACACCGCGACTGGTGTTCTCCTCCACCGCCGCGGTGTACGGCGAGCCCGACCAGGTGCCGATCACCGAGGACGCGCCGACCCGCCCGACCAACCCCTACGGCGCCTCGAAGCTGGCCATCGACCACGCCATCACCTCCTATTCCGTCGCGCACGGCCTGGCGGCCACCAGCCTGCGATACTTCAACGTCGCCGGCGCCTATGGCGGGCTCGGCGAGAACCGGGTCGTGGAGACCCATCTCATTCCGCTGGTGTTGCAGGTCGCGGCTGGTCATCGCGAATCCATCGCGGTCTTCGGCACCGACTGGCCCACCCCCGACGGCACCGCCATCCGCGACTACATCCACATCCGTGATCTGGCCGACGCGCACCTGCTCGCCTTGCGCTCGGCCCAGCCCGGCAGCCATCGGGTGTTCAATCTCGGTAGTGGCACCGGATTCTCGGTGCGCGAGGTGATCTCGGCCTGCGAGCGGGTTACCGGATTGCCCATCGCGGCCAAGGATTCGCCGCGCCGCGCCGGCGATCCGGCCGTGCTCATCGCCTCCAGCGATCGGGCGATCGCCGAACTCGGCTGGCGGCCCGAGCACAACGACCTCGACGAAATCGTCACCGACGCCTGGAACTTCCTGCGCGAACTCGGCCCGCGGGCACACAGCGCGAAGTAGCCCGGTCTCGT
This genomic interval carries:
- a CDS encoding bifunctional GNAT family N-acetyltransferase/acetate--CoA ligase family protein, with amino-acid sequence MTEIDTPDTPAVPPPPPQHWFADVLASDGGVVRLRPITPDDAERLQQFHAALSDRTRYLRYFGPYPRISPKDLYRSTHVDHHNRVGLVAELGESIIAVGRYELLERTGPRAAEVAFVVADGHQGRGLGSILLEHLAGAAAENEIETFVAEVLAENTVMVTVFREAGYQVERSRDGSVLHLEFAIDPTEALLSVRDARERASEARSVGNLLTPRSIAVIGATPSAGRVGGAVLANLLSGAFQGPVFPVNPSRRSVRGVRAYATVREIPDEVDLAVVAVPAESIGSVLDDCMAKGVKGLVVLTAGFGETGEAGLAAERNLVAAARGHGMRVVGPSALGIANTDPAIALNATLAPVLPGRGRIGFFCQSGPLGAAILGEAAARNLGLSTFVSAGNRADVSGNDLLQYWDTDPDTDVVLLYLESFGNPRKFSRIARRVARTKPIVAVSSGRLAARTQPAGDMDRSIVRDLFAQAGIVQVDSISELFDCAALLGYQPLPAGARMAVVGNSAALSWLAVDAARGEGLVAGEPVDLGPQATPGDYFDAVVAQLRSDDVDSVIVVFAPPVPVPTGEFAAAIREASEAVPEAGKPILTTFIAEQGIPNLLAVRGTGASAVRGSIPSYPDPERAARALARVRRYAEWRDRPQSAVVRPDGIDSVRATELVAGWMADSGGRRLTDLETVALLECYGISVVDFREVRDADAAVAAAEELGYPVAAKATSDAWRRRPDLSGVRLDLWRPEAVRQAYTDLVALSGEPALHIQKMATKGVGCVLRVQDDPSFGSVIEFGLSGLIIEMLGDRAYRALPLSPDEASALIDAPRAAPLLSGTPASPRVDKAALVELAQRISALFDDLPEMRELYFDPVLASPTSAEILYARARIGPEPSRFDTGPRRLG
- a CDS encoding acetoin utilization protein AcuC, encoding MATTVPDARPGPAPAATVVWTDRFLDYTWTPQHPMKPARLAYTMALARSLGVLDGVELLEPAAAGAPELLRIHTADYIDAVEHAVAPPMPHGQAPLAPPYGLGSADNPVFPGMHRAASVIVGGTLAAARAIAEGRTRRAVSIGGGMHHAMPASAAGFCVYNDAAVAISWLLDHGFDRIAYLDVDVHHGDGVQHAFYADPRVLTISIHQHPATLWPNTGWPEENGSGAGTGTAINLPVLPGTRDAQWLRGFHAVVPGAVAAFRPQIVVSQCGVDSHREDPLADLELTVDGQRAAFLAMRELADRYAEGRWLAVGGGGYGLVRVVPRAWTHLLAAALDRDVAPETDVPQDWIDMVREAAPRVDPPRTMSDGGDVSFQRWDGPGGTAETGDARVDRAQRAIDTAVLATRRACFGPLGLDPEDPRD
- a CDS encoding metal-dependent transcriptional regulator, which translates into the protein MKDLVDTTEMYLRTIYDLEEEGVVPLRARIAERLEQSGPTVSQTVARMERDGLLLVAGDRHLELTDKGRSMAVAVMRKHRLAERLLVDIIGLDWQNVHAEACRWEHVMSEDVERRLVEVLNHPTTSPYGNPIPGLDELGVAPIAPADENLVRLSELPHGQSHAVVVRRLAEHIQTDPEVINRLREAGVVPDARVTVETKPGSVVITVPGHDGFELSDEMAHAVQVKLV
- the galE gene encoding UDP-glucose 4-epimerase GalE, producing MKLLVTGGAGYVGGVSAQVLIEDGHEVVVVDDLSTGNADGVPAAARFVEGDIAEAAPELLASEKFDGVLHFAAQSLVGESVQQPEKYWHGNVVKTLELLEAMRRTGTPRLVFSSTAAVYGEPDQVPITEDAPTRPTNPYGASKLAIDHAITSYSVAHGLAATSLRYFNVAGAYGGLGENRVVETHLIPLVLQVAAGHRESIAVFGTDWPTPDGTAIRDYIHIRDLADAHLLALRSAQPGSHRVFNLGSGTGFSVREVISACERVTGLPIAAKDSPRRAGDPAVLIASSDRAIAELGWRPEHNDLDEIVTDAWNFLRELGPRAHSAK